Within the Nitrospirota bacterium genome, the region ACCTGCCAGATTTCCGCGATTACGCTGTAAAGGTACCGAAGCCCGGGGCAGTGGAGGGCGAAGCCACACGCGTCCAAGGCGAGTTTATTCGTGATGTGGTCAAATCGAACTCCACCAATTTCCGTGTGTTCAGCCCGGATGAGACAGCCTCAAACCGCTGGGGTGCGGTATTCGAGGTGACGAACCGATGCTCGACCGCCGAGATCATTCCCGGCGACGATCATGTGGCGCCGGATGGCCGCGTGATGGAAATGTTGAGCGAGCATCAGTGCGAAGGCTGGCTCGAAGGCTATCTCTTGACGGGCCGCCACGGCATGTTCTCCTGCTATGAAGCCTTTATCCATATCGTCGATTCAATGTTCAATCAGCATGCCAAGTGGCTCAAAGTATCGAATCAGATTCCCTGGCGGCGGCCGATTGCGTCCTTGAATTATCTTTTGTCGTCGCATGTGTGGCGGCAGGACCACAACGGGTTCAGCCACCAGGACCCGGGGTTCATCGACCACGTGGTGAACAAAAAAGCCGAGGTCATCCGGGTCTATCTCCCGCCTGACGCGAACACCCTGTTGTCCGTCACCGACCATTGTCTGCGCAGCCGCAACTACGTGAACGTGATCGTGGCCGGCAAGCAACCGGCCCTCCAGTGGTTGAATATGGACGCCGCGATCAAACACTGCACCGCCGGCCTTGGCATCTGGCCATGGGCTAGCAACGATCAGGGATGCGAGCCTGATGTCGTGATGGCCTGCTGCGGTGACGTGCCGACGCTCGAAACGTTAGCCGCCGTCGAGTTGCTCAGGAAGTTTTTCCCCGGTCTGAAAATTAGGGTGATTAATGTGGTGGACTTGATGAAACTCCAGCCTCAGCGCGAGCACCCTCACGGGTTGAGCGACAAGGAGTTCGATAGCCTGTTCACAACTGATAAGCCAATCATCTTCGCGTTTCATGGCTATCCCTGGCTGATTCATCGCCTGACCTATCGACGGACGAACCACAAGAATTTGCATGTGCGCGGGTATAAGGAGGAAGGTACGACCACCACTCCCTTCGATATTACGGTGATGAATGATCTCGACCGGTTCCACCTGGTCGGTGATGTGATCGACCGTCTGCCCCAGTTGGGATCCCGGGCTGCCTATGCCAAGCAAACCCTCGGTGAGAAACTCATTGAGCATAAGCAATACATCTCGGAGCACGGGGATGATCTGCCGGAGATCCGCAATTGGCGATGGAGTGGAAAGGGATGAGGGCTGCGTTGTGTTGTGCAAAGGAACGAGCGTGGAGATGGAAGTCATTCAGTGGAAGGAAGGGCTATGATGGCACTGGGCGAAACCGATCTCGACGCAACGTACGAGCGCCTTCTCACCCTCTGGACCTCCGGGGTGCGGGACTATCACACGATGCTCTCCGACTACCTCACGGCCCATTCTATTTTTGTCGCGGTGATCGGACTAATCCTGTCGCGGGAGCGCGTGGCCTTCTCCTTCACGGTACTGATTGTGCTGCTCTGTGTCTTCGGGGTTCTCCTCTGCCTTCAAATGGCGATCGTCCTCGGCCGGTTGTCAGGTCAGAATGCCCTGTGGGAGTGGCGACTGAGAGGAGTCGAGCAGGAGCCTGAGTGGCATGCGGAGCAGCTGGTGACCAGTCTCCACCGGCTTCATGAGCTCCGGCAGCCGATTGAGGATCGACGGAACGAGCCCCCGGTGTTTGAGCCGAACTGGGCCTTCCGCCAGCATCGTCAGTGGTGGGCTCATCGCGCCATCAGCTTCCCGTGGTTTTTCGGGAGCGTGTACGCGTTGCTGCTGGTGTGGAGCGTGACAAAATTGCTGAACGCCTGAGCCGTAGGTTGCCCGAAAGGATCGCTCTGACGATGTCTGATGCCTGGAGTTTTTGGAGCCGTCCATCGGCCGAGGTGATGCAGCAGCTGGAGACGGTTCCCCAGGGACTCTCCGGCGATGAGGCGCGGCGACGTCATGTGCGCGATGCACATCTCTTGTTGAAACCGAAGAGCCGGCTGTCCACCTATCAGCTGTTATTCCGGCAATTTACCAGTCCGATCATCCTCATTCTCCTGGGTGCCGCGGGGCTGGCCTTCTTTTTGGCGGACCGGAGCGACACGGCGATTATTCTCATGATCGTGCTCGTCAGTGGCCTGCTCGGGTTCTGGCAGGAACGGAGCGCGAACCAAGCAGTGGCCAGCCTGCTCGCGATCGTGCAGATCAAAGCCGATGTATGGCGGGACGGAATCCAGGTCGCTGTGCCGGTTGAAGAGGTCGTGCCGGGCGATGTCGTGCTGCTCAGGGCTGGCGATACGATTCCCAGCGATTGTCTCCTGCTTGCATCCAAAGATCTGTTCGTGGACGAGGCGACGCTCACAGGCGAGACCTATCCCGTCGAGAAAGTCTGCGGCCTCCTGTCAGCCGATAGTCCCCTGGCTCGACGGACGAATAGTCTCTTTCTCGGGACCCATGTCGTGAGCGGAACCGGTACGGCGGTCGTGGTGCACATTGGATCGGACACGGAATTCGGGAAGGTCTCCGGCCGGCTACAGCTCAGGCCGCCCGAGACGGAGTTCGAGCGAGGCATTAGGCAATTCGGTTATTTACTGCTGGAAGTGACCATCGTGTTGGTCGTGGCCATATTTGCGGTCAACGTGTATCTGGCCAGGCCTGTGCTCGAAGCCTTTCTGTTCTCTTTGGCCCTCGCGGTGGGCCTCACCCCGCAGCTGCTGCCGGCCATCATCAGCATCAATTTGGCCCATGGGGCCAAGCGGATGGCCCAACAGAAAGTGATTGTGAAGCGATTGGCCTCGATCGAAAATTTCGGGAGCATGACCGTTTTCTGCTCGGACAAGACCGGGACATTGACCGAAGGGCTCGTCCGGCTGAAGGCCGCCTACGATATCGCGGGCAACCAGAGCGAGAGGGTGCTCTTGCACGGCGGGCTCAATGCGAGTTTCGAAACCGGATTTCTCAACCCGATTGACGAAGCCATCCGTGCCGCTCGCTCGTTCGATCTCACCCCCTATCGAAAATTGGATGAGGAGCCCTACGACTTCGTGCGCAAACGGTTGTCGGTGTTAGTCGCGACGCCGACCATCCATCTCCTGGTGACCAAGGGGGCTCTGGCGAATGTCTTGGCGGTCTGTTCCACCGCTGAGACTGCGGACGGTACCTTGGTCGAGTTGGCTGTCGTGCGGGAGACCATCCTTGCGCAGATGGCGCAGTGGTCTGCCAAGGGATGGCGGGTGCTCGGGCTTGCGTCTCGCGAGATGGGTGCACAAGAGGGCATGACCAAGGACGATGAGGCGGGCATGACGTTCCTGGGATTCCTCGTGTTCGAAGATCCGA harbors:
- a CDS encoding phosphoketolase family protein is translated as MNQTKKKPLSSDLLGNMHAYWRAANYLSVGQIYLYGNPLLKKPLTLAHIKPRLLGHWGTTPGLNFVYVHLNRIIKRYDLNVMYVTGPGHGGPGLVANAYLEGTYSEVYPSISQDEQGMKRLFTQFSFPGGIPSHVSPETPGSIHEGGELGYSLSHAFGAVFDNPDLLVACVVGDGEAETGPLATSWHSNKFLNPVHDGAVLPILHLNGYKIAGPTVLARLPHDELESLFIGYGYRPYFVEGDEPMTMHQQMAATLDAVVADIKKIQRDARTKGFKKRSRWPMIVLRSPKGWTGPKIVDGKRAEGTFRSHQVPMGDMDKPGHIRILEQWMKSYKPEELFDKTGTLIPELADLAPTGPFRMSANPHANGGLLLHDLHLPDFRDYAVKVPKPGAVEGEATRVQGEFIRDVVKSNSTNFRVFSPDETASNRWGAVFEVTNRCSTAEIIPGDDHVAPDGRVMEMLSEHQCEGWLEGYLLTGRHGMFSCYEAFIHIVDSMFNQHAKWLKVSNQIPWRRPIASLNYLLSSHVWRQDHNGFSHQDPGFIDHVVNKKAEVIRVYLPPDANTLLSVTDHCLRSRNYVNVIVAGKQPALQWLNMDAAIKHCTAGLGIWPWASNDQGCEPDVVMACCGDVPTLETLAAVELLRKFFPGLKIRVINVVDLMKLQPQREHPHGLSDKEFDSLFTTDKPIIFAFHGYPWLIHRLTYRRTNHKNLHVRGYKEEGTTTTPFDITVMNDLDRFHLVGDVIDRLPQLGSRAAYAKQTLGEKLIEHKQYISEHGDDLPEIRNWRWSGKG
- the mgtA gene encoding magnesium-translocating P-type ATPase, with protein sequence MSDAWSFWSRPSAEVMQQLETVPQGLSGDEARRRHVRDAHLLLKPKSRLSTYQLLFRQFTSPIILILLGAAGLAFFLADRSDTAIILMIVLVSGLLGFWQERSANQAVASLLAIVQIKADVWRDGIQVAVPVEEVVPGDVVLLRAGDTIPSDCLLLASKDLFVDEATLTGETYPVEKVCGLLSADSPLARRTNSLFLGTHVVSGTGTAVVVHIGSDTEFGKVSGRLQLRPPETEFERGIRQFGYLLLEVTIVLVVAIFAVNVYLARPVLEAFLFSLALAVGLTPQLLPAIISINLAHGAKRMAQQKVIVKRLASIENFGSMTVFCSDKTGTLTEGLVRLKAAYDIAGNQSERVLLHGGLNASFETGFLNPIDEAIRAARSFDLTPYRKLDEEPYDFVRKRLSVLVATPTIHLLVTKGALANVLAVCSTAETADGTLVELAVVRETILAQMAQWSAKGWRVLGLASREMGAQEGMTKDDEAGMTFLGFLVFEDPIKADVPGTIGRLKDLGVSLKIVTGDNRLVAAYVGQAIGLSNGHLLTGEDLRQMSDEALVSRVNDVHVFAEVEPNQKERIILALKKAGHVVGYGGDGINDASALHAADVGVSVESAVDVAKEAADIVLLEKDLGILVEGVQEGRRTFANTLKYVFMATSANFGNMFSMAGASLFLSFLPLLPKQILLTNLLTDIPEMTIAGDRVDEELIDRPRRWNIVFIRKFMLTFGLVSSIFDYLTFGVLLWFLEAGVEEFRTGWFVESVISASVIVLVVRSRRPFMRSRPSRGLLVATLAVVGLTLLLPYTPLRGPLGFVPLPASFLVALFCIVVGYIGVAEVAKKIFYRRVLY